In Vibrio stylophorae, the genomic stretch AACAAAGGTAAAAGCGGAGCCAAGCGAGACAAATCAAGCTGATTGATATTGAGACGCTGGTACTGTGGATTGAAATCTGCGGTCAGCGCTAACTCAGGCCATGGCTGACCATCGGTTTTCAGCTTTAAGCCATGGCTGTCCATCAGCCAGTGTTCACCTTGACGCTGAATATCAATTTGGCCAGCAAGTAAATCAAGACGGTGCGGCGATTTCACATCCCATTGCAGATGGCTGGGCAACAAAGAAAGTGCGCCTGATTGCACCCGACCTCGTTTGAGGTTAAACCACAACTGCGCACTCAGCTCACCGCCACTGAGGCGTGAATGGTCTTTGATTTGCGGCAAAATCCAAGGTGACACATCAATGGCATCGACATTGATATACACCTGACCGCTGCTTCGCCGAATGTCGCTGCTATCACTGAGATCAGCCATCACCGTAGCATGACTTTTCCCGTTCGCGTCCAACTGCACCAAGCCCTTGGCACGATGCAATTTGCCTTGGTTCAACCAAGCCAAACGGGGAATGACTATTTCGCGCGGTTTATTGTCACTTAAGGCAAGGTAGCGGACGACACCATCTTCCAGAATAAAGTCGCCCAAGCGCGCTAAAAACAGCTGCTCAAGATCAAAGGTGACGGGATCATCAAAGTTGACGTGAGTGATATCCACCAGCAAATGGTCAATATGCACGGTTTCAAATTGCGGGCGAAAATAGAGCAGTGAACGCCATAAATCGAGACGTAACTCCGCCTGCCCGACATGCACCAACACAGGCTTGTCAGCGCTTTGCCGAATCTCAATATCGTGTAGCAATAAAGAGGGGCCAAGGCTGTGCCAACGCCCAGAGACGCTGCCGACTTCGACAGGCAAACCAGCATGCTCTGTCACCCAAGCGTTGATCACTGCGCGGTGATCATTGAGATGGGGAAAAAGAAAACGAAGCCCAGTGACGGCCACGGCACCAAAAATCAGGACCGCAAGTACGAACCACAACAGCGCGCGAATCAAACGAACGGTCCAAGCCGACACTTCAGGCTCCTTACATCATGACGACGTCAAACTGCTCTTGCACATAGAGCGGTTCAACTTGAATAGTCACCTGTTTACCAATAAAGACTTCAAGCTCAGCCAATGCGTGAGACTCATCGCCCTCAAGCATATCCGCCACAGCAGCAGAGGCGTAAACAATGAAATTGTCGGCATCATAGGCACGGTTGACCCGCGTAATTTCGCGCAAAATTTCATAGCACACGCTTTCCACGGTTTTCACCGAGCCACGGCCAGAACAAGTTGGGCAAGAGCCACACAGCACATGTTCCAAACTTTCACGAGTACGCTTGCGCGTCATCTCGACCAAGCCAAGATGGGTAAAACCATTGATATTGGTTTTTACCCGATCCTTACTTAGTGCCGCTTCTAAAGATTGCAATACGCGGCGCTGATGATCGCTGGAGGCCATATCGATAAAGTCGATAATGATAATGCCACCCAAATTGCGCAAACGTAGTTGGCGAGCAATGGCGCGCGTTGCTTCGACGTTGGTATTGAAAATGGTTTCTTCTAAGTTGCGACGACCAACAAAGGCACCAGTATTGATATCAATGGTGGTCATGGCTTCGGTTTGATCGATGATCAAATAGCCGCCAGACTTCAACTCCACCTTACGATCTAAGGCGCGCTGAATTTCATTTTCCGTATCATAGAGATCGAAAATCGGCTGCTCACCCGCATAGTAGCTGAGCTTATCTTGTAGCTCAGGCACAAACTCTTCGGTAAAGCCGTGCAGGGTTTGAAAGGCTAAGCGCGAGTCCACCAAAATCTGGCTAATCTCAGTGCCAAAGAAATCACGCAATACCCGCTGTGCCAAATCGAGTTCACCGTAGAGCATTGATTTAGCTTTGTATTTGCTACGGCGCTCAATCACTTTCTTCCACAGGCGTTTGAGGAACTGCGCATCTTGTGCAATCTCTTTTTCCGTCGCGCCTTCCGCGGCAGTACGGATAATGAAGCCACCCAAGTCATCGCAATACTCTTCGACAATGGCTTTTAAACGCAGACGTTCATCTTCGCTCTCAATACGCTGTGACACGCCCACGTGCGCAGCACCTGGCATAAACACCAAATAACGCGAAGGCAAGGTGATATCCGTCGTTAAGCGTGCGCCTTTGGTGCCCAGTGGATCTTTGACCACCTGTACCACCAAATCTTGGCCTTGGCGTACCAATTCAGCGATATCGCGCACCTGAAATTGCTGCTTCTCATTTTCTGACACACACTCAGTGTGCGGCACGATATCAGACGCATGCAGAAAGGCCGCTTTGTCTAAACCAATATCAACAAAAGCAGCTTGCATCCCTGGCAATACGCGGCTGACACGTCCTTTATAGATATTACCAACAATGCCACGTTTCGCTTCACGCTCAACGTGAACCTCTTGCAACACGCCACTTTCAATCATCGCCACACGTGTTTCACTGGGCGTTACGTTAACCAGTAATTCAACACTCATGTGTTTCACCTTCTAATTTTGAAATCAGTTGCGCCGTCGCATGAAGGGGTAAACCCACCACATTGTAATAGCAGCCCTCAATACGAGGAATAAACTGCCCGGCGAGCCCTTGGATGCCATATCCCCCCGCTTTGTCGCAGGGCTCTTGGCTTTGCCAATAGGATTCAATTTGTGCTGCGCTTAAATCGCTAAACCACACCTGAGTGGTTTCTAAATGTACCCAAGCTTGGGTGGGTGTAACCAGAGCCACAGCCGTCATCACTTGATGTGCGCGGCCACTCATGAGCTGCATCATGCGCTGAAAATCTGAAAAATCACGCGGTTTTTCAAGCACAAGATCATCAACCACCACCACAGTATCAGCACCAAGCACAGGCCAAGGTTTGCTTGCCACCGCCAAACCGGCTTGCGCTTTTTCGAGTGCAAGGCGCTGTACGTAGGCAGCAGCGCTTTCATTGGGCTGCTTTTGTTCTGGAATAGACGCAGAAAGCACCTCAAATTCGACATTGAGTTGTGCTAACAGTTCACGCCGACGTGGCGACTGCGATGCAAGATAAAGCTTGAATGACATGAGACCTCGATCCTATTACCCGCATGATGCGCATACGGGCAATAAAATGCGCAAAATGAAAGCTTGCGCAGTATTCGCTTAATTGCGGTTACTTAATTCTAAAATGACGGCGTACGCGGCGAAGCAACAGGAAGATCCAAGGCCATAGTAAAAAGTCAAAAAGACTGCCCCAGAGCATATCTGGCGCAAATTGAATATCGCGCACCACATACTGAAGCCAGAACTCCATCAATTTACCAATCATCGTCATAAAGGCGATGATTGCCGCTTGCTGCCATAACGACATATTACGAATGACTTGGAAATTCAGCGCCAAAATATAGGTCAACACAGACACCATCATGCCGCGGACCCCGAGCGTCGAACCTAATAATAGATCCCAAAGCAAACCGATAAACAGGGCACTACCCACATTCACCCGATGCGGTAATGCTAATACCCAGTAAAAAAGGACAAGCAAAATCCAAGAGGGGCGAAATGGCTCAATGGCAGCAGGCCAAGGTGCTGCTTGCAGTACCATGGCCAAAATCAAGGAGCACCAAATAATCCCGCGACCTTGCAACAATCTATGCAGCATTGGGCTCTCCTTGCTGAATACTCAACTCACGCTGGTTTGGCCAAATCAGCAACAAATAACGCAGGCGGTTAAAATCAACCACAGGCTTGGCTGTCACTTGCGCAAAAGGACGTTGGTTATCAAAGCTAAAGGAGGTGACATAAGCCACAGGATATCCTTCAGGGAAACGACCACCGAGACCAGAGGTCACCAGCAAATCGCCGTTTTCTATATCGGTACTACTTGGAATATTTTCTAGCTCAAGCTGATTGAGATGTCCGCGCCCCGAGGCAACAACACGAATATCATTGCGCACCACCTGAACCGGAATCGCATGACTGCTATCAATCAATAGCAAAACACGACTGTTATGCGCACCGACATGGATCACTTGGCCGACTACGCCTTTTTCATTGATTACCGGTTGGCCTTCAAAGACACCGTCGATATAGCCTTTATCGATCACCACTTGCTTGCTGTATGGATCGGAGTCCACCGACATCACTTCAGCGACCATCTTACGATCATCACGCACCAGCGGCGATCCCAGCAATGCGCGCAAACGTTGGTTTTCTTGTTTGAGCTGTTTGAGCTGCTGTAGTTCGCTTTGGGTGATCAGCAATTGGCGTTCAAGGTGCTGTTTTTGAGTCAGCAGATCTTGATGAGAGGTGAATTGATTGGCGACATTGTCGAGCATAGCTCGCGGCATACTGGCGAGATACTGAAGCGGGGCAACCATGGAGTTGAGGTAGTAACGCACTTTTGCAAATGCGTCCAAACGGCTATCGGCCAGCATTAAGCTGGCCGAAATTACAATGGCAATAAGCAGCCGAAGTTGTAACGATGGACCTCGACCAAAAATAGGCTTCATGGTCGAGCTCCTAATTCAAAAAGAGATTGCATCATCAGCAATTACTCTTCACTGAACAGGTCACCACCGTGCATATCGATCATTTCTAGGGCCTTACCACCGCCACGCGCTACACAAGTAAGCGGATCGTCAGCGATAACCACAGGAATGCCGGTTTCTTCGGTCAATAGACGATCGAGATCGCGAAGCAGTGCACCACCACCGGTGATCACCATACCGCGCTCTGAAATGTCAGAAGCCAGTTCTGGTGGACATTGCTCAAGGGCAACCATCACCGCAGAGACGATACCTGTTAGCGGCTCTTGTAGCGCCTCAAGGATCTCGTTTGAGTTCAGTGTAAAGCAACGTGGCACACCTTCAGCGAGGTTACGACCACGCACTTCAATTTCACGTACTTCGTCACCGGGATACGCTGAACCGATTTCGTGCTTGATGCGCTCTGCGGTTGCTTCACCGATCAAGCTGCCGTAGTTACGGCGCACGTAGTTGATAATCGCTTCATCAAAGCGGTCACCACCGATACGAACAGAAGAAGAGTAAACCACACCATTCAATGAGATCACCGCAACTTCAGTGGTACCACCACCGATATCGACCACCATGGAACCGGT encodes the following:
- the mreC gene encoding rod shape-determining protein MreC — encoded protein: MKPIFGRGPSLQLRLLIAIVISASLMLADSRLDAFAKVRYYLNSMVAPLQYLASMPRAMLDNVANQFTSHQDLLTQKQHLERQLLITQSELQQLKQLKQENQRLRALLGSPLVRDDRKMVAEVMSVDSDPYSKQVVIDKGYIDGVFEGQPVINEKGVVGQVIHVGAHNSRVLLLIDSSHAIPVQVVRNDIRVVASGRGHLNQLELENIPSSTDIENGDLLVTSGLGGRFPEGYPVAYVTSFSFDNQRPFAQVTAKPVVDFNRLRYLLLIWPNQRELSIQQGEPNAA
- the mreD gene encoding rod shape-determining protein MreD, which codes for MLHRLLQGRGIIWCSLILAMVLQAAPWPAAIEPFRPSWILLVLFYWVLALPHRVNVGSALFIGLLWDLLLGSTLGVRGMMVSVLTYILALNFQVIRNMSLWQQAAIIAFMTMIGKLMEFWLQYVVRDIQFAPDMLWGSLFDFLLWPWIFLLLRRVRRHFRIK
- the mreB gene encoding rod shape-determining protein MreB; this translates as MFKKLRGMFSNDLSIDLGTANTLIYVKGQGIVLDEPSVVAIRQDRAGAPKSVAAVGHEAKQMLGRTPGNIAAIRPMKDGVIADFYVTEKMLQHFIKQVHDNSVLRPSPRVLVAVPCGSTQVERRAIRESAQGAGAREVYLIDEPMAAAIGAGLPVSEATGSMVVDIGGGTTEVAVISLNGVVYSSSVRIGGDRFDEAIINYVRRNYGSLIGEATAERIKHEIGSAYPGDEVREIEVRGRNLAEGVPRCFTLNSNEILEALQEPLTGIVSAVMVALEQCPPELASDISERGMVITGGGALLRDLDRLLTEETGIPVVIADDPLTCVARGGGKALEMIDMHGGDLFSEE
- a CDS encoding Maf family protein; this translates as MSFKLYLASQSPRRRELLAQLNVEFEVLSASIPEQKQPNESAAAYVQRLALEKAQAGLAVASKPWPVLGADTVVVVDDLVLEKPRDFSDFQRMMQLMSGRAHQVMTAVALVTPTQAWVHLETTQVWFSDLSAAQIESYWQSQEPCDKAGGYGIQGLAGQFIPRIEGCYYNVVGLPLHATAQLISKLEGETHEC
- the rng gene encoding ribonuclease G — protein: MSVELLVNVTPSETRVAMIESGVLQEVHVEREAKRGIVGNIYKGRVSRVLPGMQAAFVDIGLDKAAFLHASDIVPHTECVSENEKQQFQVRDIAELVRQGQDLVVQVVKDPLGTKGARLTTDITLPSRYLVFMPGAAHVGVSQRIESEDERLRLKAIVEEYCDDLGGFIIRTAAEGATEKEIAQDAQFLKRLWKKVIERRSKYKAKSMLYGELDLAQRVLRDFFGTEISQILVDSRLAFQTLHGFTEEFVPELQDKLSYYAGEQPIFDLYDTENEIQRALDRKVELKSGGYLIIDQTEAMTTIDINTGAFVGRRNLEETIFNTNVEATRAIARQLRLRNLGGIIIIDFIDMASSDHQRRVLQSLEAALSKDRVKTNINGFTHLGLVEMTRKRTRESLEHVLCGSCPTCSGRGSVKTVESVCYEILREITRVNRAYDADNFIVYASAAVADMLEGDESHALAELEVFIGKQVTIQVEPLYVQEQFDVVMM